A segment of the Agrobacterium tumefaciens genome:
TGATTGCCATGTTCGGGCCGAGCTTTTTTACCGGCATGCTGATTTCCCGCTTTGGCGCTGAAAAGATCGTCGCTACCGGTCTGATCGTGCTGATGGGCTGCGCCATCGTTGCGCATATGGGCATTGAGCTTTGGAACTTCTGGACGGCGCTCATTCTGCTTGGCCTTGGCTGGAACTTCGGTTTCATCGGCGCGACCTCGATCATCACCTCCTGCTATCGCCCGCATGAGGCCGACAAGGTGCAGGGTTTCCACGATATCGTGCTGTTCGGCACCGTGGCGCTTTCGTCCTTCTCTTCCGGCAAGGTGTTCACGGCCTGGGGCTGGTCGGTCATGAACCTCGTCATCTGGCCTGTCGCGGGGCTTTGCCTTCTGCTGGTCCTGTCTCTTTTGCTGAGCGGCAGAAAAAAGACCGCGTGACGGCCGGGCGCAGCTTGCGCCACGCTGAACTGGTTAAATTCCAAATCAAATGTAGGGGTTGACGCCGCGCCTTCCGGCAACGCAATCTCGACGTGCAGGCATTTTTTCCTTGGGAGGGGAACAAATTGCCGCAGCACATGGTTTCGCCGCGCCGGGGAGGGAGTGAGACCCGGCCTTTTGGGAGGTAAGTGCGCATGACCGTAATACCCATTGTAATTTTATGCGGTTTCCTGTCCGTGGTTTACGCGGCATGGGCGACCAAAAGCGTTCTCGATGCCGATGAAGGCAACGAGCGTATGCGGGAAATAGCGGGTTATATCCGCGAGGGTGCGCAGGCTTATCTCACTCGTCAGTATCTCACCATTGCCATCGTCGGGCTGATTGTTGCAGTCCTTGCCTGGTATCTCCTGTCGGCCATGGCGGCCATCGGCTTCATCATCGGCGCCGTGCTGTCAGGCGCTGCCGGTTTCGTCGGAATGCACGTCTCGGTGCGCGCCAACCTGCGCACTGCGCAGGCCGCATCCCACAGCCTTTCGTCCGGTCTCGACATCGCCTTCAAGTCGGGTGCGATCACCGGCATGCTCGTGGCTGGCCTCGCGCTCTTGGGCGTATCGATCTATTACTTCATCCTCACATCGGTGATGGGCCATCCGGCCGGTTCGCGTGAAGTGATCGATTCGCTCGTGTCGCTCGGTTTCGGCGCATCGCTGATCTCGATCTTCGCCCGTCTCGGTGGCGGCATCTTCACCAAGGGTGCGGATGTCGGTGGCGACCTTGTCGGCAAGGTGGAAGCGGGCATTCCCGAAGATGATCCACGCAACCCGGCAACCATTGCCGACAACGTCGGTGACAATGTCGGCGACTGCGCCGGCATGGCGGCCGACCTTTTCGAAACCTATGCCGTTTCGGTCGTCGCAACCATGGTTCTTGCGGCCATTTTCTTTGCGGGAACGCCGGTGCTGGAAAGCGCCATGGCCTATCCCCTGGCGATCTGCGGCGCCTGCATCCTGACCTCGGTTGCCGGAACCTTCTTCGTCAAGCTCGGCACCAACAACTCCATCATGGGCGCACTCTACAAGGGACTGATCGCAACCGGCATCTTTTCGATTGCCGGTCTCGCCGTCGCAACTTTCGGCACAATCGGCTGGGGTCCGATCGGCACGGTCGCCGGCATGGAGGTGACGGGCACAAACCTCTTCTTCTGCGGCATCATCGGTCTGGTCGTGACGGCCTTGATCGTGGTGATTACCGAATATTACACCGGCACCAACAAGCGCCCGGTCAATTCCATTGCACAGGCCTCCGTCACCGGTCACGGCACCAACGTCATTCAGGGACTTGCCGTGTCGCTGGAATCGACCGCGCTGCCAGCCATCGTCATCGTCGGCGGCATCATCACCACCTATCAGCTCGGTGGCCTTTTCGGCACCGGTATTGCGGTTACGGCCATGCTCGGTCTCGCCGGCATGATCGTAGCGCTCGATGCCTTTGGTCCCGTCACCGATAACGCCGGCGGTATCGCGGAAATGGCCGGTCTCGATCCGGATGTACGCAAGGCGACTGACGCGCTGGATGCCGTCGGTAACACCACCAAGGCGGTGACCAAGGGTTACGCGATCGGCTCTGCCGGTCTCGGTGCACTGGTGCTGTTTGCCGCCTATTCGAACGACCTGTCCTACTTCGCCGCCAATGGCGAGACCTATCCCTACTTCAAGGATGTCGGGGAAATCTCCTTCAGCCTTTCCAACCCTTACGTCGTCGCAGGCCTGCTGTTTGGCGGCCTTATTCCCTATCTGTTCGGTGGCATTGCCATGACGGCGGTTGGCAAGGCTGCAAGCTCGATCGTGGAAGAGGTTCGTCGCCAGTTCCGCGAAAAGCCCGGCATCATGGCCGGTACGGAAAAGCCGGATTACGGCAAGGCTGTCGATCTGCTGACCAAGGCGGCGATCCGGGAAATGGTCATTCCCTCGCTGCTGCCGGTTCTCGCACCCATCGTCGTCTACTTCGGTGTGCTGCTGATTTCCGGCTCCAAGGCGTCCGCCTTCGCAGCACTTGGCGCTTCCCTGCTGGGCGTCATCATCAACGGCCTGTTCGTCGCCATTTCCATGACATCGGGCGGTGGTGCCTGGGACAACGCCAAAAAAAGCTTTGAAGACGGTTTCGTTGACAAGGATGGCGTGCGTCACGTCAAGGGTTCTGATGCGCACAAGGCATCCGTAACAGGCGACACGGTGGGTGACCCTTACAAGGATACCGCTGGCCCTGCCGTCAATCCGGCCATCAAGATCACCAATATCGTGGCCCTGCTACTGCTGGCGATTCTCGCCGGCTGAAGCCTCGAAAGTCCCGCCAACAAGAAAGGCCCGTGGATCGCTCCACGGGCCTTGTTATTTTGGGATGGGTTTTGCCCGTTACGGCGTATTGCCTTCCGCACCCAGAATGCTCTTGGCGATGTTGGCGCCGGACGTGCCGCCCGAAAGAAGCTGCTGCAGGAAGGTGAGGTCCTTGCCGCCTGTTGGCGTCGTGCGCGAAATCGTGTCGAACACCTTGCCGTCCTGAAGCGTGTAGTTGGCCTTGCGCTCGATTACGCCATCCTTGTTGAAATAGATGGCCAGAATGTTCTGCTCGACAAGCTGCGGCTTGAGGAAGGCGGCGCGACGCACGCGCTTCTGGGAAATGTAGTAGAAGACTTCGTTGCCGAAGGTCGCGGTCGTGGACGGCGTGCCCATCGTCAGCAGAACCTGTTCGCGGCTGGAACCTTCCGGAATGAGCGGAAGCGACTGTTCGTCCATGACGTAGCCGTTATGGAAAACATCGGTCGTGCTGCTGCACGCAGAAAGAAGACCGGCTGAGAGTACAACGGCGATGGCGGTTGCGCTCAGGGTCTTGCTATGACGTGTCGATTTCTGCTTGCTCAACTGCGACTCCCCGACTGCGGTCATGAATCATACCTTCCGGCATTACGTGGTGCACAGTGTCTGTGCACATGATTATGTCAATCCGGGGACGGACACGTCCGCTTTCCCCTTGAATGCAGTGCTTTCGCGCCCGGTTCAGCCTCCTCCGGTTCTCTTCGACTGTTTCAGCCGCAAGATGAACGTGACCGCGATGGCATTGCAATTCGTGGATGCTTCGGTAAACCAGCTTTCACGATCATGCAACAAGTGCGATGGGTCGGAATCGAAATCACCGGTTCTGTGCGGAAAAAACGATGATATTCGGGCTGTTCAAGAAGAGAAATAACAATCGCGCCATAGTCGACCGGCAATACACGGTCCTGACCTCGGCAGCACGTACGCCCGAATTTTATCTCGATATGGGCGTTCCCGACACCGTTATGGGCCGTTTCGAGATGCTGGCTGCGGTGATGATTCTCTATTTTCGCCGCACGAAAACCTCTGATGTCAGCGGTCAGGAGATCGCCCAGGAGATTGTCGACGCTTTTTTTCAGGACCTCGACCACTCGATGCGGGAGCTGGGGATCGGCGATCAGGGCGTTCCCAAACGCATGAAGAAATTTGCCGGCATGTTTTACGGGCGGCTCGAATCCTACGCCGCCGCGCTTGATGCTTCCGATTCCGCAGCTCTTGCGGCTGCCCTGAAGCGCAATATATATCCGCAATCAGATGAAGCCGCGCCCGACATGATGGCGCTGGCACAATGGATGATGAAGGCGTCAGACGTTCTTTCCGCGCAATCCGAAGATAGGGTTGCGACTGGAAGCCTGACGCTTCCCTTGCCCGGACAGTGAGGTTCAAAATGAACGCGCGACATGCAGCAAACGACGACGTGCCTTTTTCCTATCCCGTGAAGGTAGGCCATATTTCCGCCAATCCCGTCAGGATTGGTCTCGAAGCCGATGCGGAAGAGCTGAAGGCGCTGGCTAAATTCTGGGATGTTGTCTCCGTCGAATACCTGAAGGCGGAGTTGCAGGTGTCCCGTTGGAAAAAGGACGGTATCAAAATCAAGGGCGAAGTGCACGCTGCCATAACCCAGTCTTGCGTCGTGACCCTCGAGCCTGTGCCGAGCAAGATCGATGAAACGGTGGAGCATATTTTCGTTCCCGAGGGATCGAAGCTGGCGCGCATGGTCACCAACGAACAGGGCGAGATCGTTCTCGATCCGGATGGTCCGGATATTCCCGACCAGTTCACCGGTGACAGCATTGATGTTGGCGCCGTGGTTGCGGAATTCGCAGCTTTGGCGATCGATCCCTACCCACGCAAACCCGACGCCGAATTCGCGGTGAAAGGCGAAAAGGAGCCGGAACTGGAAAAACGGCCTTCGCCCTTTGCCGTGCTGAAAGACTGGAAAAAAGACTGAATGCGCCAGGCGGCGGAATAATTTTATTGTAACAAAAGCCGGAAAAGGTATTTTCGCGCAAAAATTCGCTGCAACGGCGGCAAGAAGGACAAGGGACGAGTGATCAGAATAGCAATTGACGTCATGGGCGGCGACTTCGGCCCTGATGTTGCCATCCCCGGTGCCGCCAAGGCGCTTGATCGGCATAACGATGTGACTTTTCTGCTGTACGGGCAGAAAAGCAAATGCGAACCCATTCTGGCACAGTATCCCGCGCTCCGGGAAAAGTCGGTCTTTCACGATTGTGAAGTTTCTGTTGGCATGGACGAAAAGCCGAGCCAGGCGTTACGCCGTGGTCGCTACGTCTCCAGTATGTGGCGCGCTATCGAGGCCGTGAAACTGGGTGAAGCAGACGTTGCCGTCTCTGCCGGTAACACCGGCGCTCTGATGGCCATGGCCAAGTTCTGCCTGCGCACCATGGCGCGCGTCGAGCGTCCGGCGATTGCCGGCATCTGGCCGACGTTGAAAGGCGAAAGCATCGTGCTCGACGTCGGCGCGACGATCGGTGCGGATTCCCAGCAGCTTCTCGATTTCGCCCTGATGGGTGGCGCGATGGCGCGGGCGCTGTTCGATATCGACCGTCCGACGGTCGGCCTGCTGAATGTCGGCGTCGAAGAGGTCAAAGGGCAGGATGAGGTTCGCGAGGCGGGTCGTCTGATCCGTGAAGCCGATCTCGCTACCATCGATTATCGCGGCTTCGTTGAAGGTGACGATATCGGCAAGGGTACGGTGGATGTCGTCGTCACCGAGGGCTTTACCGGCAACATTGCCCTGAAAGCAGCCGAAGGCACGGCACGCCAGATCACCACACTGCTGCGTGAGGCGATTTCCCGCAGCTTCATTGCCAAGATCGGCTACATCCTGGCCAAGAGCGCGTTCGACGTGCTGCGTGAGAAGATGGACCCGCGCAAGGTCAATGGTGGTGTGTTTCTCGGCTTGAACGGCATTGTCATCAAAAGCCACGGCGGCACGGACGCCCTTGGTTTTGCGTCCGCGGTCGACGTTGGCTACGACATGGTCCACAACGGCCTGACAGCGAAAATAGAAAACGACCTGAAGGTTTACCACGCAAGACGGCTTCCGCCACCGGCGCCCGAAGCACTCGTGGCTGATGAGGAATAACGGAATGATCCGCTCTATCGTACGTGGTTTCGGGGCAGCGCTCCCGAAGCGTGTCATGACCAACCAGGAAATCGAAGGGGTTGTCGAAACCTCCGACGAATGGATCGTGCAGCGCACCGGCATCAAGCAGCGTTACATCGCCGGCGAAGGTGAAACGACGGCGTCGCTGGGTGAAGCGGCAGCGCGCGCAGCCCTCGACAATGCCGGTCTGACACCTGCTGACATCGACCTCATCATCCTGGCGACGTCAACGCCCGACAACACCTTCCCGGCAACGGCCGTCAACATCCAGAACCGTCTGGGCATGACGCATGGCTTTGCCTTCGACGTTCAGGCTGTCTGTTCCGGTTTCGTCTACGCCGTGTCGACGGCCGATCTCTACATTCGCGGTGGCATGGCCAAGCGCGTGCTGGTTATCGGTGCCGAGACCTTCTCGCGCATTCTCGACTGGAAGGATCGCACGACCTGCGTTCTGTTCGGTGATGGTGCCGGTGCACTGGTGCTTGAGGCAGGTCAGGGCGAAGGCACGTCCGCTGATCGTGGTGTTCTGACCTCGCAGCTGCGCTCCGACGGCTCGCACAAGGACAAGCTCTTCGTTGATGGCGGCCCTTCGACCACCGGTACGGTCGGTCATCTGCGCATGGAAGGCCGCGAAGTCTTCAAACACGCTGTCGGCATGATCACCGACGTGATCGAAGCCGCGTTTGACGCGACGGGCACCACCGCCGACGACCTGGATTGGCTCGTGCCGCATCAGGCCAACAAGCGCATCATCGACGGCTCGGCGAAAAAACTCGGCATCGATCCCGAGAAGGTCGTCATCACCGTGGACCAGCACGGCAACACCTCTGCCGCTTCCATTCCGCTGGCAATTGCGGTTGCTGCCGGTGACGGACGCATCAAGAAGGGCGATCTGGTGATGCTGGAAGCCATGGGTGGCGGTTTCACCTGGGGCGCGGTGCTGTTGCGCTGGTAACACTTGTGTTTCGGCAATGACTAAACCATTGCAGCAATTGCCGAAAGCCACACGTGAATCTGGAACAATCGCTTGACCGGTCGTCACAAGGGAAATAATCTCGGCGGCTCAAGAGAAAATTTTTTTTGACGGTTTGCGGGGAAAAATGGCCGGGAAGACAGTGACACGCGCAGATCTGGCAGAATCTGTGTTTCGTAAGGTAGGACTGTCCCGTACCGAATCCGCTGAACTGGTCGAGACGATCATCGACGAGATTTGCAACGCCATCACACGCGGTGAGGTTGTCAAACTCTCGTCCTTTGCAACGTTTCAGATCCGCGAAAAGAACGAGCGTATCGGCCGTAACCCGAAAACGGGTGAGGAAGTGCCGATTTCTCCGCGTCGCGTCATGACCTTCAAGGCGTCCAACGTCCTGAAGCAGCGCATTCTCAAGGCGCACACGGCCCGCAAGGTCAAGCAGAAGAGCCAGAAAGCCGGCTCTTAAACGCCTGTCGGTTGCCGGATTTTACCGGCAGCATCCTGCGTTTTCCGTTCCTTCCTGTGAACATACTTGAATTTCAACGTTCAAGCCGTTGAAATGAAGTCGATTCGCATCATAATCAATTTTAGCGATTTGAATTTGCGCATCGTCCCGTCGAAAATCGATCCCGGTTTTCACGCGCTGCGTGAGGGATCTGGCATCCTGCGCTATCGACGGTCTGGATGGGAGTTAAGAGTTGGACAAAAGCCCCGACGCGTTTCGCACAATCAGTGAAGTGGCGGATGATCTGAACCTGCCGCAGCATGTGCTTCGTTTCTGGGAAACGCGTTTTCCTCAGATCAAGCCCATGAAGCGGGGCGGGGGGCGTCGTTATTACCGTCCCGACGATATCGATCTTCTCAAGGGCATTCGCCACCTTCTCTATGATCACGGTTACACCATCAAAGGCGTTCAGAAGCTTCTGAAAGCCAATGGAAACCGTTTCGTTGCGGCCATTGCATCCGGCGATCTTGCCACGATGGAAGCCATCATGGCGGCAAGCGGCGAGAAGGAAGTGGCCGAACCACGGGTGTTGGATGCGGATGAGGACGAAGTCGTCGGCCGTGCCAAGGTTAAGCCAAGCGGCCGGTTCTTCGGTTTTGGCGGCAGCAGCAGCGATTCCGATGTGTCGATCGGCAAGTCCAGCATCGGCAAGGATGACCAGGCACTGTTGCAGGAAGCCCTGTTTGATCTTCTGGAATGCAAGCGCCTGCTCGATCAGGTTCGTTGATCCGTTATCCACAGGCATCTTGAAATGCCAACCTTTCGGAAACTCCTTTCGCCGATAATGCGGCTCCGTAAAAAGGAGTCCAACCGTGAGCAATCGAAAAACGAAAGCGCGGCGGCGCACGTCAGGAAAATCGAGTGGCGGCAGTGTATGGCCGTGGCTGCTGATGTTCGGCGTCGTTGTGGGCGGCATTCAGGCTTACGAACATCGCGATAGCCTCCTGCCAAAACGGCAGTTTGCCAGGACAACACAGCAGCCGGCCAACCCGTCACGCCCCACGGAGACCGCCAGACGCGAGGCGACGGCACCGGTGAAAACCGCGTCTATCCGTCCCTCTGCGCCTACGCTGCCGGGCAACGGCCCCATCCCGCCACGCCCCATCAACACGGTCCCTGCCTCACGGTCGGCGCAGGTTGCCACCTTGCCTGAGACACGGCCTGCCGTTGAAAAAGCCTCGTTTGGTGAAAAGAGCGGCGCCTTTGCTTTCTGCGGACAGTCCGGTCTCAACAATTGTGTGGCAGACGGCAATACGTTCTGGATGAAGGGCGTGAAGATGCAGATCGCAGGCATCAGTGTGCCGCAGATCGACGGCGCACGTTGCATGGAAGAGCGCCAGCGTGGTTTCGTCGCCAAGGTTCGCCTGCGCGACATGCTGAACGCCGGTGCCTTCAACGTAGCCTCCGGCGGTAACAACGGTGCTCAACTCTCCCGCTCTGGCGTTTCCTTCGCCGACCAGCTCGTTCGCGAAGGACTGGCGCATCCGGCAGGGGCAAAAAACCAGTCCTGGTGCGGTCGGCTTTAGTGTCGAATTCGATTTAGGGAATTCGCTTGCTAATTGTCGATGAAGCGCGCAGGCTCTTTCTTCCGGTAGCTTTTTAAAAGGGCGTTACCGTTTCAAGGTTAAATTCCTTGGCCCCAACGAAAGGAGGACATGATGTCTTCCATAAGTGAACAAGGCCTGATTACCTCTGACGATCTGAAGATGTTGCAAGTCGTATTGTCTGATGCGGGCTTCGGCTTCCATATGCTCGAAGACGACGAGCGATCCTTTAACGCTGCCGCACGTAAAATTATTCAGCTTTTTCAGGATGGAATGACCGATCCTGATGACCTCAAAGAAGAAATGCTCTTCTTGTTCGGGATACAGAAGCGGGACCGCGTGACATTTCGAAAACCGCTCCCGCGATATGCCATTCAGGGCCTTCCTATACTCAGCAAATAGTGGGGAAAAACCCGTGCGCGCTTATGTTCTCGGCAGCATGCTGCTTTGGGGAGTGTTCTTTTCTGTCTGGTATCTTTTGACCGTTTATGCGGCCAGGACCGATTTGGATGTGATGGCTCCCAAGGCATCGGCAATAGAAATTATGTCAGCCTCTCAATGCAGTGTGGAGGTCACGGCACTTTTTGCGATGAGCGACAAGCTTTTGAAGGCTGGTGGACCGGAGGTTCCAGTCGATCTACGCAGAAATATTGAATCCTGTATTTCTTCAGATGTGGTGAGCCGAGAAAAGATTACGGCAACTCAACTCATTCGATTTTTCCCAGGTGAAAAATAATAGGATTGTAAAAATTGCGAAGGGAAAAGAAAATATCTGAGATAAATTAACTGCATTAAAACAGTGACTTCAAAACAATCTATCATGAAATTTGGCAATTTCATTGCAAATCTTGAAATTTCATCATATATACAGTCATCGACACATTGCTTGTGACGTCGGTCCAGAGCTTAGCTCCCGTCGGATTTCCTCTCAAAATATCGATCCAATCCTGCGAGGTTTCGCGGGAACAACAACGATTGCTTTGAAAGGAAATCGTTATGAACACTGGTACCGTAAAGTGGTTCAACGCAACCAAAGGCTTCGGCTTCATTCAGCCTGACAACGGCTCGACGGACATCTTCGTCCACATCTCGGCTGTTGAACGTTCTGGCCTGAGCTCGCTCGTTGATGGACAGAAGGTCCGTTACGACATCGTACAGGACCGCAAGTCCGGTAAAAGCTCGGCTGACAATCTTCAGGCAGCATAAATTTGTCATTTGCTCACAGCCGACCACGGATGTACTGGCGGCCAGAGTGGATGACGATGAGAGGTCGGGGTAACGCCCGGCCTTTATTTTTCTGGGCCTAGGAGGCTCTCATGCCGAACGTCCGTTATCACACCGGCGATACAATCGTACTCAAAGCACGCACCCGTGGCAGCGTGCAACCGAAGGGAACGGGTCAGATCCTTGCAGTGCTGCCAATCACATACGGCCTTGCCCGCTACCGGGTCCGTCTTAATGGCGAAAATTTCGATCGTAATATCGACGAGGACGATATCGACACCGAAGCCTCCACGGCTCGCGTGATTGAGGTGAACCGGGCATCCGCACATCAAAAGGCTGGTTCGAGCTGGATCGATTTGTCCGCTCTCAAAACCAGGAAATAGACCAGCGTCAGATAAGGAGAGATTTTGCAAGTTATCGTTCGGGAAAACAATATTGAGCAGGCGCTTCGTGTCCTGAAAAAGAAATTGCAGCGCGAAGGTGTCTTTCGTGAAATGAAGGCCCGCAGTGCCTACGAAAAGCCATCCGAAAAGCGCATCCGCCAAGAGGCCGAGTCTGTTCGCCGTCACCGCAAACTGCTGAAAAAGAAGATGCAGCGTGAGGGATTGCTTCCTGCTCCAAAGAAGGCTGTTCGACCACGTTGACCACGTCATTTGAGGTCTGAAACAGCGATCTTTCGCACCCTCTGGGAGGTTACTGCAGGGTTTCTGACTACACGGTCATTCCGTTTGGATTCCAGAGTTCCTGGCATTGAACATGAGAGGTTGAGATGTCTTCCGTCTGTAAAACGTCCGTAGAAGAATTCGAACGACTGAACACTGCTCTTGTCGACGCAGGAATGCGAAACTTCAGTAATGCGACAGAGCAGTTGATCAGAATGCGTGCTGCGCGACACCTCATTGCGCAGTTTGTAAAAGACAGTGAGGAGCTGCCGCCAGTCTGATCGTTCTGGACTGCGCTTGAGGAGCGCCAGCGCCTTTTCAGGGCAGGACATTTCCGACAGACTTCACAAAAGATTGGAACGTCGATGAGCGAAACGAAGGAATTCTCGGTTAGCAGCAACGGTGATCGGTGGTCTCTGGAAGTCGAGGATGGCCAAATGACTGTGGTGCACAAAGCGAATGAGCCATCCGGCGGGCACCAGACGCGCACGTCACTTGCCGATTTCCTTGAAGAACACGCTGGAAAGCCAGAACATTCAGCGCTTCTTCAGGTGCTTGGACAGTCTCAAAGTGAAATACAGAGTCAATTGGGAGCGGAAGTCACCGAAGACTCAACCCTGGAAGAGCAGCCGGACGCCAAGGATTGACTGTATCGGTCACACTCCTGCTCCATAGAGCTGTCCGTCCACGTTGACTGTGCGTTATATCTTCCTGAAAGGAATTCGTTATGACGATTACGAAAGAGGCATTCTTCAAGCCTGAAAAGGCCCCAACTCAAAATAAGGCCTCTACAACTGATAGTGCTGCAAAACAGATCATTGCTGTAGAGGCAGCCCAGCGTGCGCAGAAAACCGCACGGTTGCGTCTCATGCGGGAAGCGCAAGAAACCGTACCAGTCTCTACGCCAACACCCCGTCGAAAAAAGTCATGATCTCCGATACCTGCTCACCGCAAGTGTTGGTTCTTGCGCGGAATTGAGATGCGTCCCGTGCCGAGACATGTCGGCAATCCCGTGCCCGTAGAGTTCTCGGAAAATCGCGAGCTACTTTTGGCGCATCACAGCTTTGCGGAATGAGAAGAGGGCGTTTTCAATCGTTGCACCGCCCTCGGGATAATGTTTGAGCCAATCGGCACAGGATGATTGTGCTGTCTCTTGCTAGGGTGTTTGCGCTTTATTCCTCGATATCACCCCGGTTTTCAGTTGGAAGCCAGCCTCGCGTAAAACCTCTACCCATGGCCGCCGTTGCGAGCGCAAGCTGCAGACGTAAATGCTGAATGTCCTCCATCAACGTCTCGATCGCAGCGCGGCTGTCGCCGTCATGCCAGGCAATGATATGTTCAACCGGATCTGCCTCCGGCTCTCTTGATTGTAGGCGCACGTTCTCATTCTCCGGTTCAAGAGTTCAAAATTGCCCTGCATTTTTCGAAAGGCACACGCCGCCGTGCCAAGCGATGTTCCTATTATGTTCTCGTAGGCAAATGAGTCAAGCCCAAGTCTTTGCCGTCTTGAGATGATGGCGATTTTGCCTTAGGTCCGGGAAGGGGAGATTGCCAATGAACCATCCAAGCGAACAGCCTGAAGCCAATCCGAAACGCCGCCCGATCTGGCCCTGGCTCCTACTTGGCGCGCTGACCTTGGGCGCCATCTACGTCTATTGGGACATCATGGAAATGATCGAGGATACCGTCCGCCTCTGGAACGATCTCGTGCAGCTCTTCTGGTTGATTATTCCCGACAGGCCGGAATGATGATGCGGCCGCGAGTGA
Coding sequences within it:
- a CDS encoding sodium-translocating pyrophosphatase, with translation MTVIPIVILCGFLSVVYAAWATKSVLDADEGNERMREIAGYIREGAQAYLTRQYLTIAIVGLIVAVLAWYLLSAMAAIGFIIGAVLSGAAGFVGMHVSVRANLRTAQAASHSLSSGLDIAFKSGAITGMLVAGLALLGVSIYYFILTSVMGHPAGSREVIDSLVSLGFGASLISIFARLGGGIFTKGADVGGDLVGKVEAGIPEDDPRNPATIADNVGDNVGDCAGMAADLFETYAVSVVATMVLAAIFFAGTPVLESAMAYPLAICGACILTSVAGTFFVKLGTNNSIMGALYKGLIATGIFSIAGLAVATFGTIGWGPIGTVAGMEVTGTNLFFCGIIGLVVTALIVVITEYYTGTNKRPVNSIAQASVTGHGTNVIQGLAVSLESTALPAIVIVGGIITTYQLGGLFGTGIAVTAMLGLAGMIVALDAFGPVTDNAGGIAEMAGLDPDVRKATDALDAVGNTTKAVTKGYAIGSAGLGALVLFAAYSNDLSYFAANGETYPYFKDVGEISFSLSNPYVVAGLLFGGLIPYLFGGIAMTAVGKAASSIVEEVRRQFREKPGIMAGTEKPDYGKAVDLLTKAAIREMVIPSLLPVLAPIVVYFGVLLISGSKASAFAALGASLLGVIINGLFVAISMTSGGGAWDNAKKSFEDGFVDKDGVRHVKGSDAHKASVTGDTVGDPYKDTAGPAVNPAIKITNIVALLLLAILAG
- a CDS encoding outer membrane protein assembly factor BamE translates to MTAVGESQLSKQKSTRHSKTLSATAIAVVLSAGLLSACSSTTDVFHNGYVMDEQSLPLIPEGSSREQVLLTMGTPSTTATFGNEVFYYISQKRVRRAAFLKPQLVEQNILAIYFNKDGVIERKANYTLQDGKVFDTISRTTPTGGKDLTFLQQLLSGGTSGANIAKSILGAEGNTP
- a CDS encoding ubiquinol-cytochrome C chaperone — protein: MIFGLFKKRNNNRAIVDRQYTVLTSAARTPEFYLDMGVPDTVMGRFEMLAAVMILYFRRTKTSDVSGQEIAQEIVDAFFQDLDHSMRELGIGDQGVPKRMKKFAGMFYGRLESYAAALDASDSAALAAALKRNIYPQSDEAAPDMMALAQWMMKASDVLSAQSEDRVATGSLTLPLPGQ
- a CDS encoding DUF177 domain-containing protein, whose product is MNARHAANDDVPFSYPVKVGHISANPVRIGLEADAEELKALAKFWDVVSVEYLKAELQVSRWKKDGIKIKGEVHAAITQSCVVTLEPVPSKIDETVEHIFVPEGSKLARMVTNEQGEIVLDPDGPDIPDQFTGDSIDVGAVVAEFAALAIDPYPRKPDAEFAVKGEKEPELEKRPSPFAVLKDWKKD
- the plsX gene encoding phosphate acyltransferase PlsX; this encodes MIRIAIDVMGGDFGPDVAIPGAAKALDRHNDVTFLLYGQKSKCEPILAQYPALREKSVFHDCEVSVGMDEKPSQALRRGRYVSSMWRAIEAVKLGEADVAVSAGNTGALMAMAKFCLRTMARVERPAIAGIWPTLKGESIVLDVGATIGADSQQLLDFALMGGAMARALFDIDRPTVGLLNVGVEEVKGQDEVREAGRLIREADLATIDYRGFVEGDDIGKGTVDVVVTEGFTGNIALKAAEGTARQITTLLREAISRSFIAKIGYILAKSAFDVLREKMDPRKVNGGVFLGLNGIVIKSHGGTDALGFASAVDVGYDMVHNGLTAKIENDLKVYHARRLPPPAPEALVADEE
- a CDS encoding ketoacyl-ACP synthase III; the encoded protein is MIRSIVRGFGAALPKRVMTNQEIEGVVETSDEWIVQRTGIKQRYIAGEGETTASLGEAAARAALDNAGLTPADIDLIILATSTPDNTFPATAVNIQNRLGMTHGFAFDVQAVCSGFVYAVSTADLYIRGGMAKRVLVIGAETFSRILDWKDRTTCVLFGDGAGALVLEAGQGEGTSADRGVLTSQLRSDGSHKDKLFVDGGPSTTGTVGHLRMEGREVFKHAVGMITDVIEAAFDATGTTADDLDWLVPHQANKRIIDGSAKKLGIDPEKVVITVDQHGNTSAASIPLAIAVAAGDGRIKKGDLVMLEAMGGGFTWGAVLLRW
- a CDS encoding integration host factor subunit alpha, which codes for MAGKTVTRADLAESVFRKVGLSRTESAELVETIIDEICNAITRGEVVKLSSFATFQIREKNERIGRNPKTGEEVPISPRRVMTFKASNVLKQRILKAHTARKVKQKSQKAGS
- a CDS encoding MerR family transcriptional regulator; translated protein: MDKSPDAFRTISEVADDLNLPQHVLRFWETRFPQIKPMKRGGGRRYYRPDDIDLLKGIRHLLYDHGYTIKGVQKLLKANGNRFVAAIASGDLATMEAIMAASGEKEVAEPRVLDADEDEVVGRAKVKPSGRFFGFGGSSSDSDVSIGKSSIGKDDQALLQEALFDLLECKRLLDQVR
- a CDS encoding nuclease produces the protein MSNRKTKARRRTSGKSSGGSVWPWLLMFGVVVGGIQAYEHRDSLLPKRQFARTTQQPANPSRPTETARREATAPVKTASIRPSAPTLPGNGPIPPRPINTVPASRSAQVATLPETRPAVEKASFGEKSGAFAFCGQSGLNNCVADGNTFWMKGVKMQIAGISVPQIDGARCMEERQRGFVAKVRLRDMLNAGAFNVASGGNNGAQLSRSGVSFADQLVREGLAHPAGAKNQSWCGRL
- a CDS encoding cold-shock protein, whose product is MNTGTVKWFNATKGFGFIQPDNGSTDIFVHISAVERSGLSSLVDGQKVRYDIVQDRKSGKSSADNLQAA
- a CDS encoding cold-shock protein, which gives rise to MPNVRYHTGDTIVLKARTRGSVQPKGTGQILAVLPITYGLARYRVRLNGENFDRNIDEDDIDTEASTARVIEVNRASAHQKAGSSWIDLSALKTRK
- the rpsU gene encoding 30S ribosomal protein S21, with amino-acid sequence MQVIVRENNIEQALRVLKKKLQREGVFREMKARSAYEKPSEKRIRQEAESVRRHRKLLKKKMQREGLLPAPKKAVRPR